The following coding sequences are from one Enterococcus sp. 4G2_DIV0659 window:
- a CDS encoding phage holin has product MKQASANTIARTIILFLALFNQILAITGKGTLDIVEDTIYQVVSLIFTIVSTGITWWKNNSFTHAAIKADEILEELKKDGEYRKNDSMDE; this is encoded by the coding sequence ATGAAGCAAGCATCCGCAAATACAATCGCCAGAACGATTATTTTATTTCTGGCGTTATTTAATCAAATTTTAGCGATAACAGGAAAGGGCACACTTGATATTGTAGAAGATACTATTTATCAAGTGGTTTCTTTGATTTTTACAATCGTTTCAACAGGCATCACTTGGTGGAAAAATAACAGTTTTACACATGCTGCGATAAAAGCAGATGAAATCTTAGAGGAGTTGAAAAAAGATGGCGAATATAGAAAAAATGATTCAATGGATGAATGA
- a CDS encoding peptidoglycan amidohydrolase family protein yields MANIEKMIQWMNEKKGKVTYSMNARLGPNSYDCSSAVYFALINGGFLPAQTMGNTDTLFAHLEHAGWKQVPKDATGNYPAKRGDIFIWGNRGSSGGAAGHTGIFSDNNDAIIHCNYGHNGITINDHDTIWSLNGCPCPAITIYRYGASNHSEPKPQPQPSPSTPSAGLIPLSGTFYPDRQLAVSRDTNPDDYASPALDYYLPGMAIHYDYYIHSNGYVWISYLDYGSNRRYVAVGPDDGKVDTTWGTGFFN; encoded by the coding sequence ATGGCGAATATAGAAAAAATGATTCAATGGATGAATGAGAAAAAAGGAAAAGTGACCTATTCAATGAACGCAAGGCTAGGTCCAAATAGCTATGATTGTTCCAGTGCAGTTTACTTTGCGTTGATTAATGGTGGGTTCTTACCAGCTCAGACAATGGGAAATACAGACACTCTTTTTGCGCATCTAGAACATGCCGGATGGAAACAAGTGCCAAAAGATGCAACAGGTAACTATCCAGCTAAAAGAGGAGATATTTTTATTTGGGGAAATCGAGGATCATCTGGTGGTGCAGCTGGGCACACAGGAATATTTTCGGACAATAACGATGCCATTATTCATTGTAATTATGGGCATAACGGTATAACCATTAATGATCATGACACAATCTGGTCGTTGAATGGCTGTCCTTGTCCTGCCATTACGATCTATCGTTATGGCGCTAGCAATCACTCAGAACCAAAGCCGCAACCACAACCGAGCCCATCAACGCCTTCAGCAGGATTGATTCCATTATCTGGCACGTTTTATCCAGATAGACAATTAGCCGTAAGCCGAGACACAAATCCCGATGACTATGCTAGTCCAGCGCTTGATTATTATCTTCCTGGAATGGCCATCCATTATGATTACTATATTCATAGCAATGGGTATGTTTGGATTAGTTATCTAGACTATGGATCGAATCGTCGCTATGTTGCAGTTGGCCCAGATGATGGAAAAGTAGATACTACTTGGGGAACTGGTTTTTTTAATTAA
- a CDS encoding ImmA/IrrE family metallo-endopeptidase: MFKYVNEYIDFSAKVNNYLLTLMMEKKINYDEYSDSYIWDLMKSQGVGIRGFYFKEKMNERISGMLIQDQQETTIVFNQRLDETMRHFVVSHEIIHYLFHKNERNNVFLDTQNHLEHFYQKELKEFQANIGASAILVPDNVFIHFLKNGWNLAQLSNRFKISEQHLSIRLVQMMQAFLGLSLMVSEALAEDIQYNFYGKGKMRAKLLAYELECYLNKTLVQRS; encoded by the coding sequence ATGTTCAAATATGTAAATGAATATATTGATTTTTCTGCTAAAGTCAATAACTATCTTTTGACACTGATGATGGAGAAGAAGATTAATTACGACGAATATAGTGATTCTTATATTTGGGATTTAATGAAGTCTCAAGGGGTGGGCATACGAGGTTTTTATTTTAAAGAAAAGATGAATGAACGAATTTCTGGGATGCTTATCCAAGACCAACAAGAAACAACAATTGTGTTTAATCAACGACTAGATGAGACAATGAGGCACTTTGTAGTTAGCCATGAAATTATTCACTATTTATTTCACAAAAACGAAAGAAATAATGTTTTTCTAGATACACAGAACCATTTGGAGCATTTCTATCAAAAAGAATTAAAAGAATTTCAAGCGAATATCGGAGCATCAGCTATCTTAGTACCTGATAATGTATTCATTCATTTTCTAAAAAATGGGTGGAATTTAGCGCAACTATCTAATCGTTTTAAGATTTCCGAACAGCACCTTTCCATTCGTTTAGTTCAAATGATGCAGGCGTTTTTAGGATTGTCTTTGATGGTGTCTGAAGCACTTGCGGAAGATATTCAGTATAATTTTTATGGGAAGGGAAAAATGAGAGCTAAATTACTGGCTTACGAACTAGAGTGTTATTTAAATAAAACGCTAGTTCAACGTTCTTAA
- a CDS encoding ABC-F family ATP-binding cassette domain-containing protein — MITVNDVSLLFSDRKLFDDVNIKFTPGNCYGLIGANGAGKSTFLKILSGEIQPTTGSITLGPDERMATLKQNHFDFEENTVLETVIMGHKRLYEVMKEKDAIYMKEDFTDEDGIKAAELEGEFAELDGWEAEPEAAVLLQGLNIPESLHDQKMSELTAGQKVKVLLAQSLFGKPDVLLLDEPTNGLDTRSINWLEEFLINFENTVIVVSHDRHFLNKVCTHMADLDFGKIKLYVGNYDFWLESSQLAAKLQSNANAKKEEQIKELQDFIARFSANASKSKQATSRKKMLDKITLDDIQPSSRRYPFVGFTPEREIGNDLLHVENVSVTIDGKKILDNISFSLNNVDKVAFIADNDIVTTTLFKVIMGEITPDTGSVRWGVTTTQAYLPKDNSKDFDTDLTILDWLRQFASKEEDDNTFLRGFLGRMLFSGEDVLKSVNVLSGGEKVRVMLSKLMLSKSNVLVLDDPTNHLDLESITALNDGLMAFTGAILFASHDHQFIQTLANRIIAVSDKGIVDRADTTYDEFLENKDVQKQLDELFSGEY, encoded by the coding sequence TTGATTACTGTAAATGATGTAAGTTTGCTATTTTCAGACCGCAAACTTTTTGATGATGTAAATATTAAATTCACACCTGGCAACTGTTATGGTTTAATCGGTGCAAACGGCGCTGGTAAATCCACATTTTTAAAAATTTTATCTGGTGAAATTCAACCAACAACTGGATCGATCACATTAGGGCCAGATGAACGTATGGCAACATTGAAACAAAATCACTTTGACTTTGAAGAAAATACTGTTCTAGAAACAGTTATCATGGGTCACAAACGTTTGTATGAAGTAATGAAAGAAAAAGACGCAATCTACATGAAAGAAGATTTCACTGATGAAGATGGGATCAAAGCGGCAGAACTTGAAGGGGAATTTGCGGAGTTAGATGGTTGGGAAGCTGAACCAGAAGCGGCTGTTTTACTACAAGGATTAAATATTCCTGAAAGTTTACACGACCAAAAAATGAGCGAGCTAACAGCTGGTCAAAAAGTCAAAGTATTACTTGCCCAATCACTATTTGGTAAGCCTGACGTTTTACTACTAGATGAGCCGACCAACGGTTTAGATACTCGTTCAATCAACTGGTTGGAAGAATTCTTGATCAACTTTGAAAACACTGTTATCGTCGTTTCCCATGACCGTCATTTCTTAAACAAAGTATGTACGCACATGGCCGATCTTGATTTCGGTAAAATCAAACTTTATGTTGGTAACTATGATTTTTGGTTGGAATCAAGCCAATTAGCGGCAAAATTACAATCAAATGCCAATGCGAAAAAAGAAGAACAAATCAAAGAATTACAAGACTTTATCGCTCGTTTCAGTGCCAATGCATCGAAATCTAAACAAGCGACTTCTCGTAAAAAAATGTTGGATAAAATTACCTTAGATGACATCCAACCTTCATCACGTCGTTATCCATTTGTAGGCTTTACTCCTGAAAGAGAAATCGGAAATGATTTACTTCATGTGGAAAATGTCTCTGTAACGATTGATGGTAAAAAAATTCTAGATAACATTTCATTCTCTTTAAATAATGTAGATAAAGTCGCATTTATTGCAGATAATGATATTGTTACTACTACTTTATTCAAAGTAATTATGGGTGAAATCACACCTGATACTGGTAGCGTTCGTTGGGGTGTGACAACAACTCAAGCTTATTTACCGAAAGATAACAGCAAAGATTTTGATACTGATCTAACGATTTTAGATTGGTTGCGTCAATTTGCAAGTAAAGAAGAAGATGACAATACTTTTTTACGTGGATTCTTGGGAAGAATGTTATTTTCTGGAGAGGACGTTTTAAAATCTGTTAATGTACTTTCTGGGGGCGAAAAAGTTCGTGTAATGTTGTCTAAATTAATGTTGTCTAAATCGAATGTGCTAGTTCTAGATGATCCAACAAATCACTTGGATCTAGAATCAATCACTGCTTTAAATGATGGGCTAATGGCATTTACTGGCGCAATTTTATTTGCTTCACATGACCATCAGTTTATTCAAACATTAGCAAACCGCATTATTGCTGTTTCTGATAAAGGAATTGTGGATCGTGCAGATACAACGTATGACGAATTCTTGGAAAATAAAGATGTTCAAAAACAATTGGACGAATTGTTTTCTGGTGAGTATTAA
- a CDS encoding GW dipeptide domain-containing protein, whose protein sequence is MAKIGDDYPAKWKNLPLDAAIDTWGMYTRECTSFVANRLSVVNKFNITRPPSNWNANVWGNNAQSMGYKVDKNPAVGSVAWWNAKFHVAWVAEISGNNVLIEEYNNPAGSGNYATRWIDKNAVDGYIHFKDLPTQVYNKITSKKGVSLGKLFDQSTRNDGIYATGPWNTGPNIVKTDNGKNYHNKIVSVTQEAVTDNNVTWYYVNYNGKNLGWVDSRAFQQKVYSTIISKKNRSVGKKFNQSIRNDGIYAAGPWNTGPSVVNTGMGKDFHGQMAQVTQEAVTDYYGQKVNWYHIKVNGKNLGWIDVKAFDTKNYNTIISQKTIFVGKKLNQSTRNDGIYANGPWNTSPGVVNIGMGKDFHGKIAQVTQEAITDCLGQKVTWYYIKINGKEIGWIDSLAFDAKNYNTIVSQNAIVLTQKIDQSKRNDGIYAAGPWNTGSNVTLTHAGKDFHEKIALITKEAITDCLGQRVGWYYFSIDGKEIGWIDSHAFANHVYNTIISLTETNFTKQINQDERTDGIYANGPWNTIEPDAINIGTAKAYNGKIALITKEAITDLKGTKATWYYATVDEKELGWIDAEAFV, encoded by the coding sequence ATGGCAAAAATTGGAGATGACTATCCAGCAAAGTGGAAAAATTTACCACTTGATGCTGCAATTGATACATGGGGCATGTACACTCGGGAATGTACATCTTTTGTAGCAAATCGGTTAAGTGTTGTGAATAAATTTAATATCACACGACCGCCTAGCAATTGGAATGCAAATGTATGGGGAAATAATGCCCAAAGTATGGGATATAAAGTAGATAAAAATCCAGCTGTAGGTTCTGTAGCTTGGTGGAATGCTAAATTTCACGTGGCATGGGTGGCAGAAATTAGTGGGAATAATGTTCTTATTGAGGAGTACAATAATCCAGCTGGTTCTGGAAACTACGCAACAAGATGGATCGATAAGAATGCGGTAGATGGTTATATTCATTTTAAAGATCTACCAACTCAGGTGTACAACAAAATTACTAGCAAAAAAGGTGTTTCTTTAGGAAAATTATTCGACCAATCTACACGTAATGATGGGATTTATGCTACCGGACCTTGGAATACTGGGCCAAATATTGTTAAAACTGACAACGGGAAAAATTATCACAACAAAATCGTTAGCGTTACTCAAGAAGCAGTGACCGATAACAACGTAACTTGGTACTATGTTAACTATAATGGTAAGAATCTAGGTTGGGTAGACTCCAGAGCCTTTCAGCAAAAAGTTTATAGTACAATCATCAGTAAAAAAAATCGTTCTGTGGGGAAAAAGTTTAATCAAAGTATAAGAAATGACGGCATTTACGCTGCAGGTCCTTGGAACACAGGTCCTAGTGTTGTCAATACAGGCATGGGAAAAGATTTTCATGGACAGATGGCTCAAGTGACTCAAGAAGCGGTGACTGATTATTATGGACAAAAAGTAAATTGGTACCATATCAAAGTAAACGGGAAAAACCTTGGGTGGATCGATGTTAAAGCATTTGATACAAAAAACTATAATACTATCATTAGCCAAAAAACTATCTTTGTAGGTAAAAAATTGAATCAAAGTACAAGAAATGACGGCATTTACGCTAATGGACCTTGGAACACAAGCCCTGGTGTTGTTAATATAGGTATGGGAAAAGATTTTCATGGGAAAATAGCTCAAGTGACTCAAGAAGCAATTACAGATTGTCTTGGACAGAAAGTTACTTGGTACTACATTAAAATTAACGGAAAAGAGATTGGCTGGATCGACAGCCTTGCCTTTGATGCAAAAAACTATAATACTATCGTTAGTCAAAATGCTATTGTTCTTACTCAAAAAATTGACCAATCAAAACGCAATGATGGGATTTACGCCGCAGGTCCTTGGAATACTGGATCTAACGTTACCCTTACTCATGCAGGAAAAGACTTCCACGAAAAAATTGCCTTAATAACTAAAGAAGCCATCACTGATTGTCTTGGACAAAGAGTAGGCTGGTACTATTTTAGTATCGATGGTAAAGAAATCGGATGGATTGATTCACATGCATTTGCTAATCATGTTTACAACACAATTATTAGTTTAACAGAAACGAATTTTACGAAACAAATAAATCAAGATGAACGTACTGATGGAATCTACGCTAATGGGCCTTGGAATACAATAGAACCTGATGCTATCAATATTGGTACAGCAAAAGCTTACAATGGAAAAATAGCCCTAATCACGAAAGAAGCCATCACTGATTTAAAAGGCACAAAAGCAACTTGGTATTACGCTACAGTTGACGAAAAAGAACTAGGCTGGATCGATGCTGAAGCTTTCGTATAA